The following proteins are co-located in the Gloeocapsa sp. PCC 7428 genome:
- a CDS encoding ABC transporter substrate-binding protein: MIKRLSRFISIAASLALLASCGSPGANTSANNPSNPAVSPAANTNTNTNLRNVNVQLAFLFQSLDAPLILAINNGYFAAEGLNVTYERGFGNVDTISKLGTGKFDIAFSDIYNTLEFNDKNPNNKIIAVAVPINKAPFAVLTLDDAIASPQNLAGKTLGAPAGDGPRKLFPLFAKETGVDPNSVTWTTMEPRLRETFLLQGKVDAISAFSTSALPSLLKGGKSRDDIKVFYYNDFGLDFYGNAILAKESFVQQNPDVIRGFVRAYLKGMQDMLRDPNAALDAVIAADQSKLMDREAEKVRLQVALEDLIITPEAESLGLGAVDPQRLQTSITQTVEGFGLSSQPTVADIFTDEFLPPKEERALPPQNERQPLS, from the coding sequence GTGATTAAACGTCTTTCTCGCTTCATTTCGATTGCTGCATCTCTAGCATTGCTTGCTAGTTGTGGTTCTCCTGGGGCTAATACTTCTGCAAATAACCCCAGTAATCCCGCCGTTAGCCCTGCGGCGAATACGAATACAAATACAAACCTCAGAAATGTCAATGTCCAGTTAGCGTTTTTATTTCAAAGTTTAGATGCTCCGCTGATTTTAGCGATTAATAACGGATATTTTGCTGCCGAAGGACTGAATGTTACCTACGAACGAGGCTTTGGCAACGTAGATACAATTAGTAAGCTGGGTACAGGAAAATTTGATATTGCTTTTAGCGATATTTACAACACGCTAGAATTTAACGATAAAAATCCTAATAATAAAATAATCGCGGTTGCTGTTCCGATTAATAAAGCACCGTTTGCGGTTCTTACCTTAGATGATGCGATCGCTTCACCACAAAACTTAGCAGGTAAAACCCTCGGCGCACCCGCAGGCGATGGTCCGCGCAAACTATTTCCGCTATTTGCTAAAGAAACGGGTGTCGATCCAAACTCGGTAACGTGGACAACGATGGAACCAAGACTCCGCGAAACGTTTCTCCTACAAGGTAAAGTTGATGCTATTAGTGCGTTTTCGACATCAGCATTACCATCGTTACTGAAGGGCGGAAAAAGCCGCGACGATATTAAAGTTTTTTACTACAATGACTTTGGTTTAGATTTCTACGGCAACGCCATCTTAGCAAAAGAAAGTTTTGTCCAACAAAATCCCGACGTAATTCGCGGTTTTGTGAGAGCCTATCTCAAAGGAATGCAAGATATGCTAAGAGATCCCAATGCAGCGTTGGATGCAGTGATTGCAGCCGATCAAAGTAAATTAATGGATCGCGAAGCTGAGAAAGTCCGCTTACAAGTTGCACTTGAGGACTTGATTATTACTCCCGAAGCAGAATCGCTTGGTTTAGGTGCGGTCGATCCCCAGCGGTTACAAACGTCAATTACGCAAACAGTCGAAGGTTTTGGATTAAGCAGTCAACCAACGGTTGCAGATATTTTTACCGACGAATTTTTACCACCTAAAGAAGAACGCGCTTTACCACCGCAAAATGAGCGCCAGCCGTTATCTTAG
- a CDS encoding DedA family protein, with protein sequence MLEWITNTMSSLGYLGIGLLMFLENLFPPIPSELIMPLAGFTVARGQMQFIPAIAAGVLGTVLGALPWYYAGKILGTERLQQLADKYGKWISISSKDIIKADRWFDRHGGKAVFFCRLVPGVRTLISLPAGISEMHLFPFLLYSTLGTLLWVGFLTYLGYVLGDNYELVDEYLGPVSKIVVVTLVIAFILWVVRKNMRRYS encoded by the coding sequence ATGCTCGAATGGATTACCAACACAATGAGTTCCCTGGGCTATTTGGGAATCGGATTACTGATGTTTCTGGAAAATTTGTTTCCGCCGATTCCTTCAGAACTGATTATGCCTTTAGCCGGTTTTACCGTAGCAAGAGGTCAAATGCAGTTTATCCCGGCGATCGCCGCTGGAGTCTTAGGAACTGTACTTGGTGCATTACCCTGGTACTATGCCGGTAAAATTCTCGGTACAGAACGTTTACAACAGCTAGCAGACAAATATGGTAAGTGGATATCGATTTCTAGCAAAGATATTATTAAGGCAGATCGCTGGTTTGATCGTCATGGTGGAAAAGCAGTTTTCTTTTGTCGCTTAGTTCCAGGAGTTCGCACGTTGATTTCACTTCCTGCGGGGATCAGCGAAATGCACTTATTTCCCTTTCTGCTCTATTCCACGCTTGGCACATTATTATGGGTAGGTTTTCTTACTTATTTAGGATACGTCTTAGGAGACAACTACGAACTGGTAGATGAATATCTTGGTCCTGTCTCTAAGATTGTAGTTGTTACTCTCGTCATCGCTTTCATTCTTTGGGTAGTCAGAAAGAATATGCGGCGCTATAGCTAA
- a CDS encoding exopolysaccharide biosynthesis protein codes for MARLSVELHRYFFDEERPPQVNLSQILALAGERIFGFLFVVLSLPSALPVPAPGYSVPFGILLFLLAVQLIIGAKSPWLPPRLANHRIALKQIQGILKTGIPWLKRIEAIARPRLSYICTSLTGRVVIGSAIALMAISMMIPIPGTNTLPAMGIFVTGFGLLEDDGAISLLGLVLCLLGAILSTSIIVALFIGGASLLDWVKAYF; via the coding sequence GTGGCTCGACTTTCTGTAGAATTACACCGCTACTTTTTTGACGAAGAACGCCCTCCACAGGTAAATTTGTCACAAATACTAGCACTCGCAGGGGAACGTATATTCGGTTTTTTGTTTGTGGTGCTGTCTTTACCCTCAGCGTTACCCGTACCTGCACCAGGCTACTCGGTTCCGTTTGGCATCTTGCTTTTTTTACTCGCTGTGCAGTTGATTATTGGGGCTAAATCTCCCTGGCTACCACCACGGCTAGCAAATCATCGAATCGCTTTAAAACAAATCCAAGGCATTTTAAAAACGGGAATTCCCTGGTTGAAACGTATTGAAGCGATCGCGCGTCCGCGTTTGAGTTACATCTGTACAAGTCTAACGGGGCGCGTTGTGATTGGTAGTGCGATCGCCCTTATGGCAATTTCGATGATGATTCCTATCCCTGGGACAAATACGCTTCCTGCAATGGGGATTTTTGTCACTGGTTTTGGTTTACTCGAAGACGACGGCGCAATTAGTTTACTTGGTCTAGTTTTGTGTCTTTTAGGCGCAATTCTTTCTACATCAATTATCGTTGCCCTGTTTATCGGTGGTGCTAGTCTTCTCGATTGGGTTAAAGCATATTTTTAG
- a CDS encoding multidrug efflux SMR transporter, with amino-acid sequence MQSSWYSWLLVFMAAIANAAGTVFLKKSRLAASDAGFVNVLISPWFLSALLIYTLGLLLFTKALGQLPVSASQPVMAGVSFVSVALIASALFGEQLTSNQLIAISLIVAGIAVMTRS; translated from the coding sequence ATGCAATCTTCTTGGTATTCTTGGCTGCTTGTATTTATGGCAGCGATCGCTAATGCTGCTGGAACTGTTTTCCTAAAGAAGTCTCGCCTTGCTGCTTCTGACGCCGGATTTGTAAATGTGTTGATTTCTCCTTGGTTTCTCAGTGCATTACTGATTTATACTCTTGGGTTGCTGCTGTTTACAAAAGCTTTGGGGCAATTACCTGTTTCTGCTAGTCAACCTGTAATGGCTGGCGTTAGCTTTGTCTCAGTCGCGCTGATAGCGAGTGCGCTATTTGGTGAGCAGCTAACATCAAATCAACTCATAGCAATTAGTTTGATAGTTGCAGGAATTGCCGTGATGACCCGTTCATAG
- a CDS encoding ABC transporter ATP-binding protein: MERFHYWQLLPYIQPQWKTIAQAFACTLVFTAFWPILAWLAGQIAAYIGQGNIGAIAQIAVISAVVFLSQKIAQFGQDSLMAKAALFIAFDLRQRVYAHLQRLNLSFFETAKTGDLSYRLTEDIDRIGEVINKIFHDFIPCVLQLIVVLGYMIYLNWQLTLSTLIIAPLMGILIGWFGERLQQVSRRSQNQISDLSALLIEVFSGIRLVQAFAAEDYTLNRFRQDAERNRQAKYAAERLKAIQFPVIGFLEAISALILLFLGGWQISRGNLTPSQFVSYVAGLALLIDPISHITNNYNEFKQGQASVDRIFELLAIKPTVLEKVNALALPPVTGKVEYRRVCFGYKPEQPVIKNLSLLAHPGERIAFVGASGAGKTTIVNLLPRFYDPLSGEILIDGIDIQDVTLRSLRRQIGIVPQETILFSGTIAQNIAFGKTEFDLDEIETAAKIANAHRFIAQLPYGYDTLVGERGVNLSGGQRQRLAIARAVLLNPRILILDEATSALDSESEALVQEALERLMHGRTVFIIAHRLATVRRCDRILVIEQGQIVESGTHEELLALSRRYARYYAQQFN, encoded by the coding sequence TTGGAACGCTTTCATTATTGGCAACTTTTACCGTACATTCAGCCGCAGTGGAAAACTATTGCGCAAGCTTTTGCTTGCACGTTGGTATTTACGGCTTTTTGGCCTATCCTCGCGTGGTTAGCAGGGCAGATTGCAGCGTATATTGGTCAGGGAAATATAGGAGCGATCGCGCAAATTGCAGTTATCAGTGCTGTCGTATTTCTCAGTCAAAAGATCGCGCAGTTCGGTCAAGATTCCCTCATGGCAAAAGCTGCTTTATTCATTGCGTTTGATTTGCGTCAGCGAGTTTATGCACATCTACAGCGATTAAACTTAAGCTTTTTTGAAACTGCTAAAACTGGTGACTTATCCTATCGTCTTACCGAAGACATTGACCGCATTGGTGAAGTTATCAACAAAATCTTTCACGACTTTATTCCTTGTGTATTGCAGTTGATTGTTGTCTTGGGATACATGATTTATCTCAACTGGCAACTGACGCTATCAACTTTGATCATTGCACCATTAATGGGAATTTTAATCGGTTGGTTTGGCGAACGATTACAACAAGTTTCGCGCCGCAGTCAAAATCAGATATCCGATTTATCAGCATTACTCATTGAGGTTTTCAGCGGTATCCGTTTGGTGCAAGCTTTCGCCGCCGAAGACTATACCCTCAATCGCTTTCGCCAAGATGCTGAACGCAATCGTCAAGCGAAATACGCCGCTGAGAGATTAAAAGCAATTCAATTTCCAGTCATTGGTTTTCTCGAAGCTATCAGTGCTTTAATCCTATTATTTTTAGGTGGTTGGCAAATTTCGAGAGGAAACTTAACTCCTAGCCAATTTGTTAGTTATGTCGCCGGTTTAGCGCTACTCATTGATCCGATTTCGCATATCACGAATAACTACAACGAATTTAAGCAAGGACAAGCGTCGGTAGATAGAATTTTTGAGTTATTGGCAATCAAACCAACTGTTTTAGAAAAGGTAAACGCGCTCGCCCTTCCTCCTGTTACAGGCAAAGTCGAATATCGCCGCGTTTGTTTTGGATATAAACCAGAACAACCCGTCATCAAAAACTTAAGTCTGCTAGCGCATCCAGGTGAAAGAATTGCCTTTGTCGGGGCTTCAGGCGCAGGGAAAACAACGATTGTGAATTTGCTACCGCGCTTTTACGATCCGCTATCGGGTGAAATTTTAATCGATGGCATTGATATTCAAGATGTCACCTTACGCAGCTTACGCCGACAAATTGGTATTGTGCCGCAAGAAACAATTCTCTTTTCAGGAACGATCGCTCAAAATATCGCCTTTGGTAAAACTGAATTTGATCTCGATGAAATTGAGACAGCAGCTAAAATCGCGAATGCACATCGATTTATTGCGCAATTACCTTATGGTTATGACACTTTAGTCGGAGAACGCGGTGTTAATCTATCAGGAGGACAACGCCAAAGACTCGCGATCGCGCGTGCGGTGCTACTCAATCCGCGCATTCTCATTCTGGATGAAGCAACAAGCGCCTTAGATTCAGAATCAGAAGCTTTGGTACAAGAAGCCTTAGAACGACTGATGCACGGACGTACAGTATTTATCATTGCGCACCGTTTAGCGACTGTGCGCCGCTGCGATCGCATTTTAGTCATCGAACAAGGGCAGATCGTCGAATCAGGAACACACGAAGAATTATTAGCCCTCTCACGCCGCTACGCCCGATATTATGCTCAGCAATTTAATTAG
- a CDS encoding alpha/beta fold hydrolase codes for MTQPKFPQDRYIKIGQINTRYWRAGDSGNFLVLIHGAGSSIEAWSRNIQALAQYHQVYAFDMVGSGLSDKPIVTYSLEYQVQFLRDFIDTLQIQRAAFVGHSMGASLILKLALESPERVEKLVLVSSFGLGREISVASRLLAALPIIIYLFQPSPKSVKLILRQNVYNINSVPREWVKMRSEAFKSPGRKQAFVSFLKSHINLLGVRQSVFRPIITQLVNIRVPTLIIWGKQDAILPVAHAHVAAKYISDVRLHIFERCGHWAQFEHPQEFNQLVTEFLSPV; via the coding sequence ATGACTCAACCTAAATTTCCACAAGATCGATACATCAAGATTGGGCAAATTAATACTCGTTACTGGCGTGCAGGAGATAGTGGAAATTTTCTTGTATTAATACATGGAGCCGGAAGCTCGATCGAAGCTTGGAGTCGTAATATTCAAGCACTAGCGCAATATCACCAAGTTTATGCCTTTGATATGGTCGGTTCTGGGTTATCAGATAAGCCAATCGTGACTTATTCATTGGAGTATCAAGTTCAATTTCTCAGAGATTTTATTGATACCCTCCAGATTCAGCGAGCAGCTTTTGTGGGACATTCGATGGGCGCAAGCCTTATTCTTAAACTCGCGCTAGAGTCACCTGAACGTGTGGAAAAATTGGTTCTAGTTTCTAGTTTTGGGTTAGGTCGAGAAATCAGCGTAGCTAGTCGCTTACTAGCCGCACTTCCTATAATTATTTATTTGTTTCAACCGAGTCCTAAGAGTGTCAAGTTAATTTTGAGGCAGAACGTGTATAACATTAACTCGGTTCCAAGAGAGTGGGTTAAAATGCGATCTGAGGCTTTTAAGTCGCCAGGACGCAAACAAGCATTTGTTTCTTTTCTGAAAAGTCATATCAATCTTCTAGGAGTTCGACAAAGTGTTTTTCGCCCAATCATTACTCAACTTGTAAATATAAGAGTGCCAACCTTAATAATCTGGGGAAAACAAGATGCTATTTTGCCAGTTGCCCATGCTCATGTTGCGGCTAAATATATTTCTGACGTGCGTTTGCATATTTTCGAGCGATGTGGGCATTGGGCACAATTTGAACATCCGCAAGAATTTAATCAATTAGTTACGGAGTTCTTGTCGCCAGTATAA
- a CDS encoding nucleotidyltransferase family protein, producing the protein MKRDEALAILLAHQTKLKDFNVKSLSLFGSVARDEATAESDIDLLVEFEQPVGLLTFVRLQRYLEKILECSVDLGTTDSLKSYMQEPVLQEAVRAF; encoded by the coding sequence ATGAAAAGAGATGAGGCACTAGCTATTTTACTAGCCCATCAGACAAAGCTGAAGGATTTCAATGTGAAATCATTATCGCTGTTTGGTTCCGTTGCTAGAGATGAAGCAACAGCAGAGAGTGATATCGATTTGCTAGTTGAATTTGAGCAACCTGTTGGGCTGTTAACATTTGTGAGACTACAGCGCTATCTAGAGAAGATTTTAGAATGTTCTGTGGATTTAGGAACGACAGATTCGCTAAAGTCTTATATGCAAGAACCTGTTCTACAGGAGGCAGTACGTGCCTTCTAG
- the ahcY gene encoding adenosylhomocysteinase, with protein MTATSTKPKYEIKDLALAATGRQRIEWAGREMPVLRQIRDRFAQEKPLAGIRLVACCHVTTETAHLAIALKAGGADAILIASNPLSTQDDVAASLVADHDIPVFAIKGEDNETYHRHVQIALDHRPNVIIDDGSDVVATLIQQRQHQIADIIGTTEETTTGIVRLKAMFRDGVLTFPAMNVNDADTKHFFDNRYGTGQSTLDGIIRATNLLLAGKTVVVAGYGWCGKGTALRARGMGANVIVTEIDPVRAIEAVMDGFRVLPMSEAAPEGDLFITVTGNKHVIRAEHFEAMKDGAIVCNSGHFDIEIDLKSLGATATEVKQVRNFTQEYRMPNGKSVVVLGEGRLINLAAAEGHPSAVMDMSFANQALACEYLVKNKGSLEPGIHSIPTEVDQEIARLKLQAMGINIDSLTAEQEEYINSWTAGT; from the coding sequence ATGACTGCAACTTCAACTAAGCCAAAGTACGAGATTAAAGACCTTGCCCTGGCAGCAACAGGAAGACAGCGGATCGAATGGGCTGGGCGCGAAATGCCCGTATTGCGTCAAATCCGCGATCGCTTCGCGCAAGAAAAACCCCTTGCTGGAATTCGTTTGGTTGCGTGCTGTCACGTTACCACCGAAACCGCCCACTTGGCGATCGCACTCAAAGCGGGTGGTGCAGACGCAATCCTAATTGCGAGTAACCCACTTTCGACGCAAGACGACGTAGCCGCTAGCTTGGTTGCGGATCACGATATTCCCGTATTTGCGATCAAAGGCGAAGATAACGAAACCTATCACCGTCACGTTCAAATTGCGCTCGATCATCGCCCGAATGTCATTATCGACGACGGTAGTGATGTTGTCGCTACTTTAATTCAACAACGCCAACACCAAATTGCTGATATCATCGGCACTACCGAAGAAACAACGACGGGTATTGTTCGCCTCAAAGCGATGTTCAGAGATGGGGTATTAACGTTCCCCGCGATGAATGTTAACGATGCGGATACTAAACACTTCTTCGATAACCGCTACGGTACAGGACAATCGACACTCGATGGCATTATCCGTGCAACAAACCTCCTCCTAGCCGGAAAAACCGTTGTCGTTGCAGGTTACGGTTGGTGCGGTAAGGGAACGGCACTGCGGGCGCGCGGAATGGGCGCAAACGTGATTGTCACCGAAATTGACCCCGTAAGAGCGATCGAAGCGGTCATGGATGGTTTTCGCGTGTTGCCTATGTCGGAAGCTGCACCAGAGGGTGACTTATTTATTACGGTAACAGGTAACAAGCACGTGATTCGCGCAGAACACTTTGAAGCGATGAAAGACGGTGCGATCGTTTGTAACTCTGGTCACTTTGATATTGAAATTGACCTAAAGTCACTCGGCGCAACCGCGACAGAAGTGAAGCAAGTTCGTAACTTTACCCAAGAATACCGGATGCCTAATGGTAAATCGGTTGTTGTTTTAGGTGAAGGACGTTTGATTAACTTAGCTGCTGCGGAGGGACATCCTAGTGCAGTGATGGATATGAGCTTTGCTAACCAAGCTTTGGCGTGTGAATATTTAGTGAAGAATAAAGGATCGCTAGAACCTGGTATTCACTCGATTCCTACCGAAGTTGACCAAGAAATTGCCCGTCTGAAGCTACAAGCGATGGGAATTAATATTGATAGCCTGACAGCAGAGCAAGAAGAATATATTAACTCTTGGACTGCGGGTACATAA
- a CDS encoding TetR/AcrR family transcriptional regulator: MDKNTVTDYRTAQDLHQQALRQGILDDASNLLLREGLQALSMRRIAQMVGCSTTVLYTMFGSKQGLIDELYLKGFAMLRQALAVVPPSDNLREYLISLGQAYREFALANPTYYAVMFCQTSPEFTPTKNCIQQSWSSFALLVSTVQACMDAEVLVEDDPQEVAKMLWAVVHGHVGLELTGHFSNSTIAAERFNHTIRVILNGLTRKQPSIETCET; the protein is encoded by the coding sequence ATGGATAAAAACACTGTTACAGATTATCGCACAGCACAAGATTTACATCAGCAAGCACTGCGTCAAGGTATTTTGGACGATGCGAGTAATCTACTTTTACGCGAGGGGTTACAAGCTTTATCCATGCGTCGTATTGCTCAAATGGTAGGATGCTCAACGACTGTCCTTTACACAATGTTTGGTAGTAAACAAGGACTAATTGATGAGTTGTATTTGAAAGGCTTTGCGATGCTGCGTCAGGCATTAGCAGTCGTACCGCCATCAGACAACTTGCGAGAGTATCTTATTAGTTTGGGACAAGCATACCGAGAATTTGCTTTGGCAAATCCGACCTATTACGCTGTGATGTTCTGCCAAACAAGTCCAGAGTTCACTCCAACCAAAAACTGTATTCAGCAAAGTTGGTCAAGTTTTGCGCTTCTCGTCAGTACGGTGCAAGCGTGTATGGATGCAGAAGTTCTTGTCGAGGACGATCCTCAAGAAGTCGCCAAGATGCTTTGGGCAGTTGTTCACGGTCATGTCGGATTAGAACTAACAGGGCATTTTTCAAACTCGACAATCGCCGCAGAACGATTTAACCACACTATTCGCGTCATCTTAAACGGACTAACTCGTAAACAGCCCTCTATTGAGACTTGTGAGACTTAA
- a CDS encoding mechanosensitive ion channel family protein: MHSRFWAITGSIFLNTVIVSPLSAQIPALPIPLPNLTQQADTSETQVVTTSIRLDGRRLFQIAAPRASLQQRVDDIQQRLQLISQNYIQSDSDALQIDIRTENNLPVIYVNGQQLLTVTDLDAQVQQEEDPFSVAQRLAQSLEQNLRRAKQERQPESLQRQGAIAAGVFLGVVVTSWGIRRWYWRLKQQPVTFATPQTTNPVTTQLTRQRHRNIEEVRQRLFQLTQSLVWGGGTLVILGLFPFTRIVQAWIFTALTIPFTLVIVGIGTYVVIRLSYILIDQFTAAFASNALLTSEDALRLQLRVSTISGVTKSIATLSGVIIGIVVALTALGVNVAPILAGAGLLGVAISLASQNLIKDAINGFLIIVEDQYALGDVIEVGTVGGLVENLNLRITQLRDAEGRLITIPNSEIKIVANLSSRWSRADLNIPVAYHADVDQALKLINQIGVEMTQDIRWMEHIIETPQVLGVENFGDRGLVIRVWIKTQPLKQWDVAREYRRRLKIAFDKEGIPIPFPQQTIWLQDSQIQSIVDNNKKNNG; the protein is encoded by the coding sequence ATGCACTCTCGATTTTGGGCAATTACAGGGTCAATTTTTCTTAATACTGTCATCGTTTCTCCCCTTTCTGCTCAAATACCAGCACTTCCCATACCTTTACCCAATCTCACACAACAGGCAGATACTTCAGAAACGCAGGTTGTGACAACATCAATTCGACTGGATGGTCGTCGTTTGTTTCAAATTGCGGCACCTAGAGCTAGCCTACAGCAGCGCGTTGACGATATTCAGCAGCGATTACAACTTATTAGCCAAAATTACATTCAAAGCGATTCTGACGCACTTCAGATAGATATCAGGACAGAAAATAATTTACCCGTCATCTACGTCAACGGTCAGCAGCTACTGACAGTAACCGACCTTGATGCGCAAGTGCAACAGGAAGAAGATCCCTTTAGTGTGGCACAAAGATTAGCACAATCACTCGAACAAAACCTCAGACGCGCAAAACAAGAACGACAACCTGAATCTTTACAGCGTCAAGGCGCGATCGCAGCTGGCGTTTTTCTCGGTGTAGTTGTCACAAGCTGGGGAATCCGCCGCTGGTATTGGCGCTTAAAACAGCAACCCGTGACGTTTGCGACGCCACAAACAACGAATCCTGTGACAACGCAACTCACACGACAGCGACATCGTAACATCGAAGAAGTTCGCCAGCGACTTTTTCAACTCACGCAGAGTCTTGTTTGGGGCGGTGGTACGCTGGTTATTTTAGGTTTATTTCCCTTCACGCGCATTGTCCAAGCTTGGATTTTTACCGCTCTGACAATTCCGTTTACGCTAGTCATTGTCGGGATAGGAACTTATGTCGTTATTCGCTTGAGCTATATTTTGATCGACCAGTTCACCGCAGCTTTTGCGAGTAATGCATTACTGACTTCAGAAGATGCTTTAAGACTGCAATTGCGTGTTTCGACAATTTCGGGCGTTACCAAAAGTATCGCGACGTTAAGTGGAGTCATTATTGGTATCGTTGTCGCTTTAACAGCGTTAGGGGTCAATGTTGCGCCGATCCTTGCAGGTGCGGGCTTGCTTGGTGTTGCGATTTCTTTGGCTTCGCAAAACCTAATTAAAGACGCAATCAACGGCTTTTTAATTATCGTAGAAGACCAATATGCGCTTGGAGATGTCATCGAAGTAGGAACCGTTGGCGGTTTAGTCGAAAACTTAAATTTACGCATTACCCAACTACGAGATGCGGAAGGACGTTTGATTACAATTCCTAATAGCGAAATCAAAATTGTTGCGAATCTTTCGAGTCGTTGGTCGCGCGCTGATTTAAATATTCCTGTCGCGTATCACGCTGATGTTGACCAAGCGTTGAAACTTATCAATCAAATCGGTGTTGAAATGACGCAGGATATTCGGTGGATGGAACATATTATCGAAACGCCACAGGTGTTGGGAGTAGAAAATTTTGGTGATCGCGGTTTGGTGATTCGCGTGTGGATCAAAACGCAACCATTGAAACAATGGGACGTTGCGCGCGAATATCGCCGTCGTCTCAAAATTGCTTTTGATAAAGAAGGAATTCCCATTCCTTTTCCACAACAAACGATTTGGTTGCAAGACTCGCAAATTCAATCAATTGTTGATAACAACAAGAAAAATAATGGTTAG
- a CDS encoding cytochrome c yields the protein MANQFAKPEILLQRLAFIALAVLLAAILVVVGVHRVRVSEPYVKNVLSLPGDPVRGNAIFQMNCAGCHGWQADGNVGPSLQGVSKRKSRFGLIHQVISGDTPPMPQFKPSPKEMADLLSYLETL from the coding sequence TTGGCTAATCAGTTCGCTAAACCGGAAATTCTACTCCAGCGGCTTGCGTTTATCGCTTTGGCGGTTTTGCTAGCTGCAATTTTAGTTGTTGTGGGTGTGCATAGGGTAAGAGTTTCTGAGCCTTATGTTAAGAATGTTTTGTCATTACCAGGAGATCCCGTACGCGGCAATGCAATTTTTCAGATGAACTGTGCTGGTTGTCATGGATGGCAAGCCGATGGTAACGTGGGTCCTAGTTTACAAGGTGTTTCTAAGCGTAAATCTCGTTTTGGTCTTATTCATCAAGTGATTAGTGGCGATACGCCACCGATGCCCCAGTTCAAGCCTAGTCCGAAAGAAATGGCAGACTTGTTAAGTTACTTGGAAACGCTTTGA
- a CDS encoding DUF86 domain-containing protein, producing MGEAAGSLLPEVEILYPEIPWIDIRGIRNIVVHEYFRVNLEIIWETIKTDLPSLVQQLQEVMEQISDS from the coding sequence ATTGGTGAAGCAGCAGGTAGTCTCCTACCTGAAGTTGAAATTCTTTACCCAGAGATTCCTTGGATTGATATTCGAGGAATTCGCAATATTGTTGTGCATGAATACTTTCGAGTAAATTTGGAAATTATCTGGGAAACTATCAAAACTGACTTACCTTCACTAGTACAACAATTGCAAGAGGTGATGGAGCAAATCTCAGATTCGTAA